The DNA sequence ATTTACGGCACTCAGTTTGCCGGCAAAGAAGAAGCCCTTTCTGGAAGATTCTGGGATATCTTGATGGCATACGGTGGAAAAATCTTGGATGAGAACTACAAGCCCGCTTTCAATGGCCCAGAAGGTATCAAGGTAGCAACACTTCTTCGAGATCTCTACCAAGCTGGTGCTATGCCCCCAGGAATGGTTAATTTCCTTTGGGACGATGTGGCTGCAAACTGGGTCAACGGAACCATCGCCATGTACACTGAGTGGTATGGCTGGTACTCATACTTCCAGAATCCAGAGAGCTCTAAAGTAGCCGGCAAATTTGACCTGGCTCGTCAGCCTAAAGGTGACGCGGGAATTCACAGTGGCTGGGCCGGGGCTCATGCATTTTCAGTAACCAAGTTCAGTAAGAACAAAGAAGCGGCAGCGGCTCTGGTGAAATACATTACGAGTTACGAGCCACAGCTTTTTGAAGGTCGTATCGGATATATCCCGGTGCGGAACTCAGTATTTGAAACTCTGAAAAAGGAAGCCGAAGGCTCTCCCGATCCATTAGCTAAGAAGAGAGTCGAATTGATGCAGCTTCAGATTAACGAAGACTTTACTCCTCCACCAATCGTACCGGAATGGATTCCGATTTCGAACATCCTCTACCCCACACTGCAAGCTATTATGCTCGGTGATAAAACCGTTGAAGATGGGTTAAATGAGGCAGCAAAAAAAGTAGAAGAATTAATGGAAGAAGCAGGATATTACAATTAGGGAGAAAAAGTGGGGTGTCCTTGCACACCCCACTTTTTCTGGAGGAGGAACTTTAATGATCCGCAGTGTACGACAAGGAAGAAGACGATTTTTTGA is a window from the Atribacterota bacterium genome containing:
- a CDS encoding sugar ABC transporter substrate-binding protein, with amino-acid sequence MKRINRWACKFISREAKQMKRVNLFLIMVVGTLILFTLSFATAEELKLGRFDGVTIKACLIGGGDYEKIYENFFPKFEELTGAKVEIVYKGNGFDIDKKMKLDFAAGTVDYDVCWNHTSFFSQYFDFIEPLEKYFTEEELADFSPRIMQFAKKDGHLWFIPRHADISSLHYRTDLFNNPDLQQKFKEKYGYDLRPPETWDEFKEIALFLNNPPEIYGTQFAGKEEALSGRFWDILMAYGGKILDENYKPAFNGPEGIKVATLLRDLYQAGAMPPGMVNFLWDDVAANWVNGTIAMYTEWYGWYSYFQNPESSKVAGKFDLARQPKGDAGIHSGWAGAHAFSVTKFSKNKEAAAALVKYITSYEPQLFEGRIGYIPVRNSVFETLKKEAEGSPDPLAKKRVELMQLQINEDFTPPPIVPEWIPISNILYPTLQAIMLGDKTVEDGLNEAAKKVEELMEEAGYYN